One region of Fragaria vesca subsp. vesca linkage group LG4, FraVesHawaii_1.0, whole genome shotgun sequence genomic DNA includes:
- the LOC101301186 gene encoding jasmonate O-methyltransferase-like produces MEVGQVLHMNKGDGKISYARNSTVQRKTLSITAPIIEKAVLQLLGSNNIMGLESMGIADLGCSSGPNTLLLMSQIMDVIHAKRSKVTELRVSLNDLYSNDFNTIFMSLPSFYNKLKQDHNNGRETNQHVMNPFISAVPGSFYGPLFPRKSMHFIHSSFSLHWLSQVPHGLNNKRNIYISKSSPQCVLDSYSMQFQKDFYAFLSSRAQEIVDGGRMVLSFLGRPSSNPTADEGTFYLFELLAHALMAMVSEGLIEEEKVNSFNLPYYTSCEEELNLMFQKEGSFIKDQLEAFQIDWDTGCADDLDHNNMPNATFDDDRTITSSGQRVANNIRVVVESMLESHFGKEIMDVVFQKYAKLVSKYLSSSTTIPKSKYTVFVISLVKKN; encoded by the exons ATGGAGGTGGGACAAGTTCTTCATATGAACAAAGGAGATGGCAAAATTAGTTATGCCAGAAACTCCACTGTTCAG AGAAAAACATTATCTATCACGGCGCCGATCATTGAGAAAGCAGTGCTACAACTCTTGGGATCGAATAATATCATGGGATTGGAGAGCATGGGAATAGCGGATTTGGGTTGCTCCTCTGGACCCAACACCTTACTACTAATGTCGCAGATCATGGATGTAATACATGCTAAACGTAGCAAAGTTACAGAGCTTAGAGTGTCTCTTAATGACCTCTATAGCAACGACTTCAACACCATCTTCATGTCACTCCCATCATTCTACAACAAATTGAAGCAAGACCATAATAATGGTCGTGAAACCAATCAACATGTCATGAATCCCTTCATTTCCGCTGTGCCGGGTTCGTTTTACGGTCCATTGTTTCCCAGAAAGAGTATGCACTTTATTCATTCCTCTTTTAGTCTTCACTGGCTCTCTCAGGTACCCCATGGCCTAAACAACAAACGAAATATTTACATTTCTAAGAGCAGCCCGCAGTGTGTATTAGACTCATACTCCATGCAGTTTCAGAAAGACTTTTATGCTTTCCTCAGTTCTAGGGCACAAGAGATAGTTGACGGAGGACGAATGGTATTATCCTTCTTGGGAAGGCCATCGTCTAACCCAACAGCTGATGAGGGCACTTTCTACCTGTTTGAGCTCTTAGCCCACGCATTGATGGCCATGGTTTCCGAA GGTCTTATAGAAGAGGAGAAGGTTAATTCCTTCAACCTGCCCTACTATACTTCATGTGAAGAGGAACTGAATCTGATGTTTCAAAAAGAAGGGTCTTTCATCAAGGACCAGCTTGAAGCATTCCAAATTGATTGGGATACTGGCTGTGCTGATGATCTCGATCACAACAACATGCCCAACGCTACATTTGACGATGATCGAACAATAACAAGCAGTGGGCAGCGAGTGGCCAATAACATAAGAGTCGTGGTAGAGTCTATGCTCGAGTCTCATTTTGGGAAAGAGATAATGGATGTCGTATTTCAAAAATATGCTAAGCTCGTAAGCAAGTACTTATCAAGTAGTACTACTATACCCAAGTCCAAGTACACCGTTTTCGTCATTTCACTTGTTAAGAAGAATTGA